Sequence from the Kineosporia succinea genome:
GAGGGAGCGGCCGCGCTGGGCGATGTTGACCAGGCCGGAGATGAAGTCGGGCAGTTCGCGGGCCATCGAGGCGAACTCGTCGATGACCAGCATCAGGCGCGGTAGCGGGGGCATCGAGACCGAGCCGGAGCGGGTGCGCCTGTCGAGGTAGTCGAGGATGTCCTTGGCGCCGTGCTGGGCCAGAAGTGTCTCGCGGCGGCGCAGTTCGGCGCCGAGGGAGACCAGGGCGCGCTCGACCAGGTGGGTGTCGAGGTCGGTGACCAGGCCGACGGTGTGCGGCAGGTCGGCGGCCTCGGCGAACGCGCTGCCGCCCTTGTAGTCGACGAGCACGAAGGTCATCTCGTCGGGGCGGTTGACCACGGCGAGGGTGGCGACCAGGGTCTGCAGCAGCTCGGACTTGCCGGAGCCGGTGGTGCCCGCGATCAGGGCGTGCGGGCCGTCGCGCACCAGGTCGACGGAGAACGCGCCGTCGTAGCCGGCGCCGAGCGTGGCGGTGGTGCTGCGCCCGCCCAGGTTCCAGCCCGCCACCAGCGCGCTCGGCGTGGGCGGTTCGAGCCCGAGCAGGTCGAGCAGCCGCACGGCGCCGGGCAGGGTGCTCTCGTCGCTGTCACCGACCCCCCGGAGCGGGGCCAGGGCCCGGCCGAGGTGCTCGTACCAGCCGCGTTCGGGTGAGTCGGGGCGCACGTCGGTGAGGGCGGCGCCCGGGCCGGTGCGCACGCTCGACGTCGCGCCGGTCACGACCACGGCCCCGGACTCCTCGGGCAGGAGGCGCTCCTCACGGTCGACGCAGATGACGAAGACGCCCACGGCCGGGCCCTCACGCAGCAGCGACACGACGCCGGGCAGGGAGCGGGCGCGGCGGGCCTGCTCGAGCACGACCAGGACGTCGGGGTAGCCACTGACACCGCCACGGACCAGGTCGCGGCCCAGGGCGGTGCGGGCGGTGACCATCTGGCCGAGCTCGCCGATGCGCCGGGCCAGGGAGTCGGTGGTGCTGCCCACGAGGGCGTACGCGTCTTCGCCGGTGGCCTGGGTGTGCGGCAGCCAGCGGGTCCAGCTCCAGGTGCTCTCGCCGTCGGGACCGGCCAGCACGACCAGGCGCAGGTCGGTGGGCCCGTGCAGCGAGACCGCCTGCGCCGCCAGCCAGGCCGCGAGCGCGCTGCCGCCGGGACCGGCCAGGCCGACGACCCCGGCGCGGCGCACGTCGACGCGCACGGGCACCTGGTCGAGCCAGGGCACGGTGGTGCGGCGGTGCTCGTCGAGGGTGGGGTCTTCGACGCTGGTGGCCGAGGGCAGGTCGGTGGTGCCGACGCGCAGGGTGAGGAAGTCGGGGTCGGCCCAGCGGCGTTCCCACAGTCGCTCGGACGGCTGGGCGGCCATGCGCAGGAGCGAGGCGGGGTCGGGCAGGGACAGGCGCAGGTTGTGCTGCTCGTCGCGGACCGTGGCGTCGATGTCGTCGGTGAGGCGGGCCTTGCGGGCCTCGTACTCGGCGAGCTGCTCGCGGTACTTGGCCATGGCCTGCTTGCGGCCGCTGAACTGGGTGAGCAGGGCGCCCAGCGGGGACAGCAGCGCGATGAAGATGAAGATCCAGCGGCCGGTGAGCAGGATCGTGACCAGGGCGCTGCCGGCCGGCAGGAGCAGGATGGGCAGCAGCGGGATCGGGCGCTTCTCGGGCCTGGTGGGCGGGGCGGGCAGGCGGAACTTCTGCCCGGCCTCGGGCGGCAGGAACCGGGGCGGGCGGTTGAACTCCAGGCCCAGGCCGTCGTCGGCCGGGGTGAGCGGCGCGGGCACCGGGTGCGCGGAGGAGATCTCGAGCAGGCTGTCGCCCGCGGCCAGGAGACTGCCCTCGTGCCAGGCGGTCTCGCCGGTGACCGGCTTGCCGTCGAGCTGGGCGGCCTCGGCGCGCAGCAGCACGACCGTGCCGTCGGCGCGCACGCGCACCTGGGCGGCGAACGCGCCCGTGCCGGCCCCGGCGGGCAGGCGCAGGCGGCAGGCGGGGTCGCTGCCGAGGTCGTAGTCGCCCGGCGGGAGCCGGAACACGGTGCCGGCGCCGGGCCCGGACACGACGCGCACCTCGGTGCGGCCCTCGGGGGCCGGGCCGGACGGCACCGGGGACCCCAGGCCCAGGTCGGCGCCGTCACGGATGCCGGCGCGGCGCAGCGAGTCACCCGGTTCCAGGGCACGGTCGCCGGTGAACAGCGGGGGTGAGCCGGCCACTCCCAGGACGCGGGCCAGCTCGGTGGCGAGGGAGCCCACCGGGGCGGCCGGGTCGGTCTCGACGACGACGGTGGCGGACACGGCGGCGTCCTGCGGATCGCGGACGCTGACGTTCAGGCGCACGGGGGTTCAGCTTTCAGCAGCGGTTCGGACAAGGGGCCGGGCATGGTTCGGGCAGCGGTTCACACGGGGCGACGGGCATCGGGAGTCCTTTCGGGAGAGCCGGACGCAGACGTTCTCCCGTAGAACACCGGCGAGCCCCCGGAAGGTTGAGGCCTTGCGGGCATCAGTTTCCGGGGGCACCGTCGGCCGGGGACGTCAGCCCAGGTTGGAGCCGAGCTGCTCGTCGGTCTGGCTGAACGCCTCACCGACCGAGCGCACGTACTGCCCGATGCCCTGAAGGCCGTTGTTGACCTGCTCGAAGCCCTTGCCGAACTCGTCGAAGAACGGCGAGAACTTCTGCTGCGCGGCCGGGGTCGAGTAACCGTTGGCGAGCAGGCTCTGGACCTTGCCGCGCACCTCGGTGAGCTTGTCCTGCAGCTGCTGGAAGTCGTTCAGCAGGGCCTGCGACGTGGACGCGGTCTCGTCTGAGTTGATCTTGAAGTCGGGCACGGCGTTTCTCCTCGTCCGATGGCTTCCGTGTCGGGAGGGATACGACGCGCGGGGTCCGGATGGTTCAGCCCGGTTGCCCGTTCGTACACCCGCGGACGGTCAGGACGGCAACCGGCCCGCGAACCGCGCCGCCCGTCGAACCCTGGACCGGCCCGTTCCCGTACTCCACGCATGAAGCGCGCAACTCCCGGCGGCCGGGCGGTCACGGTCCTCCTCGCCCTCCTCCTGACGACCGCCGGGCTGCTGGGCACCCAAGTGACCAACGCGTCCCCGAGCCGGGCCGGTGACACCGAGAACCTCGTCAAGGTGTTCGTGGTGCCGCCGCTGGACCAGACCGGCGGGCAGGCGGTCGGGCTGGCGGCCGTGGCCGGTGCGGTGCTCGGCGACCAGACCCGCGCCGGCGAGATCTTCCAGCTCAACCAGAACCGGCGCCAGCCCGACGGCGGCGCCCTGACCGAGCCGAACCAGGCGCTCACCCCCGGCTGGATCCTGCGCCTGCCCGGCGACGCCTCCGGCCGGCTCGTGCAGTTCGCCCGCGAGCGGGGCGACGACGCGGTGCAGATGGACAACGGCCAGATCCAGGGCGGCGACACCGGTTTCCCGCCCGCCGCGGTGCTCGCCGCGATCGGCTCGGTGCTGCTGGCCCTGATCACCGCCGCCATCGTGACCCGCCGCCGCCTCGGCGCCTGGCTGCGGCGCACCCTCGAACGCCTGCGTGAACCCGGCCGCCGCCGCGCGAGACTCGCCGCCCGCCGCGACCTGACCGGGCGCTTCCGTTCCGACACCGAGACGGTGCGGCGCGCGTACAGCACCGTCGGCTCGCTCGCCGTGCGCTCGCCCGGCAACCAGGTGCACGCCCTGCGGGTCGACGAGCGCAGCGTCACCGTGTGGGTCTCCGGCGACACCGCCCCGCCCGAGCTGCCCGGCCCCTGGCGCGGCGTCGACGACTCCCACTGGCGCCTCGACGGCGCTCTCCCCCGGCCGGACCCGCAGGGCGACGGCACGGCCTGCCTGGTGCGCGCCGGCGGCACCGACGCCGCGAGCGCGGTGTTCGTCGACCTCAGCCGCCTCGACGGCGTCCTGAGCGTGACGGGAGACGAGAGCGTCGGCCGCGACGTCGTCCATCATCTGCTCACCGAGGTCGCCGCCGTGCAGCCCGGCACCCCGGTGCAGGTGCTGGGCGGGTACCCGATCGCGATCCCGGCCGGGCTGAACCAGGTCTCGTGGACCCCGGGCACCCCGTCCCGCCAGGACCACGACGACGAGTCCCCCGTGCGCGCCACCGCCCTGCGGCGGCCGGTGCGCGGGATCGTCGTGGTCGCCGGCACCCCTGACCGGGCCACCCTGGACGAGCTGTCCCGGCTGTGCGGTTCGGGCGGCGAGGGGTGGACGGGCCTGGTGGCCGGGGACGTGCCGGTCGGCGCGCACTGGCGCTGGCACGCGGTCGAGGACGGCGACGTGGACATCCCGGTGCTGGACGTGCGGGTGACCGTCCCGGCGTGAGGCGGGAACGGGCCGCCCCCGGAAGCCCCCTGGGGACGGGATCCCCGGGCAGAAGCCCTCAGGCCGCGTCCGCGACCCGCCGCCGCAGCACCGAGAGCGCGTAGTGACGGCGTGATTTCACCGTGCCCACCGGGATGCCCAGCGCGAGCGCGGTCTCCTTGGCCGTCAGCCCGTTCAGGCAGGTGGCGCGGATGACGTCGCGGTGCTCGGGCGTGAGGTGGCGCAGCAGGTCGTCCGTGACCTGCGTGGCGACGACCTGGTCGGCGTGGTCGGGGTGCACACCGCCCGGCAGGGGCTCGGGCCGGTGCTCGGTGCCGACGCTCTCGTGCCGGGAGCTGGCACTGCGTACCCGGTCGATGGCGAGGTTACGGGCCACGGTCAGCAGCCAGCCGCGCACCGAGCCCTTCGAGGAGTCGAGCACCCCGGCGTGACGCCAGGCCCGGATGAGCGTCTCCTGGACGATGTCCTCGGCCAGGTAGTGGTCGTTGATCAGGGACTCGGTGTAGGCCAGCAGTGCCCGCGCGTGCTCGGCCACCAGCGCGTCGAGCAGTGCGTCGTGCCCGTCAACGGAACCGGCTGTCGGGGATGCCGTGATCATGGCGGTCATGTCGGGTGACCGTAGGCAGAGCGGCTTCCGTAACTCTGACGGAAGACTGACGTCCTTCTGACGTCGTGCCCGAAAGGGCAGTCACGATCGGTCGCGCAGCAGGCCGGGGTTGGACGCGAGCGCCTGCACCTTGACACGGACGAGTTCGGCGTCCGGGTGCCCGAGGTCCTCGAGGATGGCCAGGGCCTGGTCCCAGGCGGTCACCGCGGCCGAGGGCCGGCCCGCGCCCGCGTGCGAGTCGCCGATGTGAACGAGCGTGTCGGCCTCGAGGTAGCGGTCGGCGATGTCGCGGTAGATGGCCAGGGCCGTGGCGTACGAGCCGAGGGCCTCGCCGGTGCGGTGCAGGTGGTGCTGGGCGTAGCCGAGGCTGTCCCAGGCGGCGGCCTCGCCGTTGCGGTTGCCGACGCGGCGGTGCAGCTCGATCGAGGCCTCGCACTCGGTCAGGGCGGTCTCGTACTCGCCGAGCAGGATGTGCGTCCAGCCGACCTCGTTACGCACCCAGCCCAGGCCGCTCAGGTCGCCGAGATCCCGGTACAGCGCGGAGGCCGTGCGGTACTGCGCGAGCGCGACCCGGTGCTCACCGCGTCCGTTCGCCTGGAACGCCAGCTGCCGGTGCGCGTAGGCCTTGCCGGAGAGGTCGCCGAGGCGCTCGAACAGGACCAGCGCCTCGGTCAGGCTGCGGGTGGCCTCCTGGTCGAGGCCGACCCGCGACTGCGCGAACCCCAGGGCGCGGCTGGCGTGGGCCTGGCCGCTCAGGTCACCGCTGCGCCGGGCCGCCTCCAGCGCCAGGGTCTGCAGCGCGAGCTGCACCTGCCAGGAGCCGGTGCGATCGAGGTAGTTCTCGATCACCGCCGCGATCTGCCAGGTGTGCCGGGCGCTGCCGTGGTGCTGGTCCTGGCGGATCACCGCGACCAGGGCTGGTCTCTCGGTCTCGAGCCAGGACGCGGCGGCCCGGTTGGTCTCGAACGTCTCGGGCACGGTGCCGGGCACCGGGGCGGGCAGGGCCACCCGGTCGCGGGTGGGGGCCAGGGTGCCGGCGGCCGCGTCGGCGCTGTGCAGGTAGTGGTCGAGCAGCCGGGTGCGGGCCTGCTCGGACTCCTCGCCGGCCTCGGCGGCCAGCTCGGCGGCGTACGCGCGCAGCAGCTCGTGGCAGCCGTAGCGGCCGGGGCGGGTCTCGAAGATCAGGCTGGCGCGCAGCAGTTCGCCGAGGATCTGGCGGGTGCGGGGGCGCGGGCGCATCGCCAGGCTGGAGGCGGCGGCCAGCGAGCAGTCGGGCCCGGCGTGCTGCCCCAGCAGGCGGAACAGGCGCGCGGCCTCGGGTGAGAGCGCGTGGTACGACCAGGAGAAGACCGAGCGGACGTCGGTGGGCGCGGTCTCGCCGCTGAACCCGTCGAGGCCGCCGATCTCGCGCAGCGCGGAGGCCACGGCCTGCAGCGAGTACGCCGGGTTCACCGCGGCGTGCGCGCAGACCAGGGCCAGGGTCAGGGGCAGGCGCCCGGTCAGGTCGACGACCTCGGCGGCGGCCCCGGCCTCGAGCGTGGTGCGGTCGGTGCCGAGCCGGGCGGCCAGGAACCGCAGCGCCTCGGCCCGGGGCAGCGGGTCGAGGGTGACGGGGTGTGCGCCCTCGGTCGCGACCAGGTCGATCAGCTGGTTGCGGCTGGTCACGATCACCAGGCTGCCGGTGGTGCCGGGCAGCAGGTGCCGCACGTGGTCGCTGTCGCGGGCGTTGTCGAGCAGGATCAGCATCCGGCGCCCGGCCAGGAGGCTGCGGTACAGCGACGCCTGCGCCTCCAGCCCGGCCGGGATCCGGTGGGTGGGCACGCCGAGCGCGTCGAGGAACGAGCGCAGCGTCTCGGCCGGGCCCATCACCGCGCCGGAGGGGTGGAAACCGCGCAGGTTGACGTACAGCTGGCCGTCGGGGAAGCGGGCCGCCACCCGGTGCGCCCAGTGCACCGCCAGGGTGGTCTTGCCGACCCCGCCCATGCCGCTCATCACCACGACGCGCGGCGCGGTGCCGGTCTCCAGCCCGCCCAGCAGCGACGAGACCACGTCGAGCTCGTGACGGCGGCCGGTGAACGAGGCCAGGTCGGCGGGCAGCTGGGCCGGGGGCACCACGGCGACCGACTCGTCCGCCGGCCCGGCCGGGACCACCGGGGGAACCGGGATCACCGGCTCCACCTCCAGCACCTGCTGCCGCGCCGCCTGCAGCTCCGCGCCGGGCACCAGGCCGAGCTCCTCGTCGAGCGTGAAGCGCAGGTCGTCGAACAGGTCCAGCGCCTCGGCCGAGCGGCCCACCGCGGCCAGCACCAGCATCAGCCGCGCCTGCACGGCCTCGTCGAGCGGATGCCGGGCCGCGGCCTCCCGCAGCCCGGGCAGCAGGTCGCCCGCCACCCGGTGCCCCGCCGCGAGCGCGTGGTCGGCCGCGCGCCGCACCGCGGCCAGGTACTCGCCCTCGACCGCCACGAACGCCGGGTGCCGGCGCACCTCCGGGGTCAGGTCGGCCACCACCGGCCCGGCCCACAGCGACAGCGCCTCGACCAGGCACCGGGCCGCGGACGCGGCGTCCCCGGCGGTGTCGGCCGAGGCCGTCAGCTCCCGGAAACGCCCCAGGTCCAGCGCCCCGGCGGGCACGTCGAGCCGGTAGCCGGCCGCGTCACGGGTGACCCAGCGCGACGGGGCGCGGGCCGCCAGCGACGGTTCGAGGGTGCGCCGCAACGCTGCGACGTGCCGGTGCACCACGTTGACCGCGGTGCCGGGCGGGTCGTCGGGCCACAGCAGGTCGACGATCTCGTGCAGGGCCACCGGCTGACCCGCCCGCACGAGCAACAGGGCGAGCACAGCCCGTTGCTTGGGTGGGCCGAGGGGCAGCTCGGACTCACCCGACCACCCTCGCAACGGACCCAGCACCGTGAAACGCACAAAGGTGATCCTACGGCGCCCTTCACCCTCCGTCACGGCGCCCGCAGGAGCACACGGCCAGTTGTATGACATGAGTGACCGACGACTTCACCGCGTAGCGTCCCGGCCCGAAGCTCACCGGCATGGGGATCGGTCTCGTGCGGGCCTACACGATCGGCATCGCCGTGTTCGTGACCGCGTACTGGCTGAGCCCGCCCGGCGTCACCCGCAACCTCGCGCAGCTGCCGATCGCGCTCATCGCGGTGTCCGCTCTGGTGCTGGCCGGGGTGCGCGACCGCCCCCGCCGCGCCGCCTGGCTGGCCCTGGCCACCGGCGCCGGCCTGACCTTCGCCGGAGACCTCTCCCAGGCCGTGTACGTCGTGCGCGGCGGCGACATCCCGTTCCCCTCCCCCGCCGACACCGCCTACCTGTCGGGCGACGTCCTGCTCGCCGTGGGCCTCGGCCTGATGCAGCGCGGGCGTCCCCGCGACCTGGCCGGGACCCTCGACACGCTCGTCGTCACCGTGGCCGGGGGCCTGGTGGTCTGGCTCGGCCTGGGCGCCGGCTTCAGCGTCCCGGACTCCCCGGCCGACCTGGTGCGCCTGGCCTACCCGCTCGAGAACATCCTGCTGCTCTCGCTCGCGGTCTGGCTGCTGACCAGCCCGCCCGGGATCGTGGACACCCCGGTCGCGCGCTGGCTGACCCTGGGAACCACCGGCCTGCTCATCGGCGACACCACGTTCGGCCTGTCCGGCGGCACGCTGACCATGCAGGACCAGCTGTTCTCGATGCTGTACTTCGTCATGTACCTGGGCTGGACCGGTGCCGGGCTGCGCGCGGCCCGGCACCCGGGCGTGACCGAGCCACCGGGGCCGGCCCGGGCGCTGTCCCCGGCCCGGCTGCTGTTCCTGTACGCCGCCCTGTTCGTGGTGCCCGGCCTGCTGCTGTGCGACTTCGTCCGGCACGTCGAGTTCGACCACTTTCCCCTGGCCACCGCCGCGGCTCTGCTGTCGCTGCTGGTCCCGGCCCGGATGTGGTTGTCGATGCACCAGCTGGAGACCTCCACCCGCCAGCGCGACGCCTACCGCGAGGACCTGGTGCACCAGGCCGCGCACGACCCCCTGACCGACCTGCCCAACCGCGCGTACCTGATGGAGCTGCTGGCCGCCCAGCTGCAGCGGGCCCGGCGCAGCGGCAGCGAGGTCGCGGTGCTGTTCGTCGACCTGGACTTCTTCAAGCGCGTCAACGACCAGCTCGGGCACGCTGCCGGCGACGAGGTGCTGCGCACGGTCACCGAGCGGATGAAGGGCGTGCTGCGCGCCGGGGACGTGATCGGGCGGCAGGGCGGTGACGAGTTCGTGGTGCTCATCGACCCGGTGCCCAGCCCGTCGGACCTGATGGAGATCGCCGAGCGCCTGGTCACCACCGTCAGCGCGCCGATCATGACGAGCACCGGCAAGGCCGCGGTCGGGGCCAGTGTCGGCATCGCGCTGGCCCGGGACGGGCAGATCGACCCGGAGAAGCTCCTGCAGGACGCCGACCTGGCCGCCTACCGGGCCAAGAGCAACGGGCGCGGGCGGGCCGAGATCTTCGACCAGGCGCTGCGCACCGAGCTGGAGGTGCGGGCCAAGCTCGAGGCCGACATCCGGGCCGGGCTGGCCAGCGACGAGTTCGAGCTGCACTACCAGCCGGTGATGAGCGTGGCCGACGGCAACCTGCGCTCCTACGAGGCCCTGATCCGCTGGCGGCACCCGCTGCGCGGCATGGTCCCGCCCAACGAGTTCATCCCGGCCGCCGAGGAGAGCCTGCTGATCTGCGAGGTGGGGCGCTGGGTGCTCACGCACGCCACCCGGCAGCTGGCCGAGTGGACGCGGATGGACCCGCAGGGACACGGCGACGTCACCGTCGCGGTCAACATCTCGGCCCGGCACCTGGCCTCGCCGTCGTTGGTCGACGAGGTGCGTCAGGCCCTCGAGGAGAGCGGGCTGCAGCCACGGCGGCTGGTGCTCGAGATCACCGAGACCGTGCTGCTCGACGAGCCCACCGCCGACACGCATCTCAGGGCCCTGCGCGACCTCGGCGTCACCGTCAGCCTCGACGACTTCGGCACCGGCTACACGAGCATCGGCCAGCTGCAGAAGCTCCAGGTCGACACCCTCAAGATCGACCAGTCGTTCCTGCGCTCGGACGACCCGGCCACCCAGTCGC
This genomic interval carries:
- a CDS encoding FtsK/SpoIIIE domain-containing protein — translated: MRLNVSVRDPQDAAVSATVVVETDPAAPVGSLATELARVLGVAGSPPLFTGDRALEPGDSLRRAGIRDGADLGLGSPVPSGPAPEGRTEVRVVSGPGAGTVFRLPPGDYDLGSDPACRLRLPAGAGTGAFAAQVRVRADGTVVLLRAEAAQLDGKPVTGETAWHEGSLLAAGDSLLEISSAHPVPAPLTPADDGLGLEFNRPPRFLPPEAGQKFRLPAPPTRPEKRPIPLLPILLLPAGSALVTILLTGRWIFIFIALLSPLGALLTQFSGRKQAMAKYREQLAEYEARKARLTDDIDATVRDEQHNLRLSLPDPASLLRMAAQPSERLWERRWADPDFLTLRVGTTDLPSATSVEDPTLDEHRRTTVPWLDQVPVRVDVRRAGVVGLAGPGGSALAAWLAAQAVSLHGPTDLRLVVLAGPDGESTWSWTRWLPHTQATGEDAYALVGSTTDSLARRIGELGQMVTARTALGRDLVRGGVSGYPDVLVVLEQARRARSLPGVVSLLREGPAVGVFVICVDREERLLPEESGAVVVTGATSSVRTGPGAALTDVRPDSPERGWYEHLGRALAPLRGVGDSDESTLPGAVRLLDLLGLEPPTPSALVAGWNLGGRSTTATLGAGYDGAFSVDLVRDGPHALIAGTTGSGKSELLQTLVATLAVVNRPDEMTFVLVDYKGGSAFAEAADLPHTVGLVTDLDTHLVERALVSLGAELRRRETLLAQHGAKDILDYLDRRTRSGSVSMPPLPRLMLVIDEFASMARELPDFISGLVNIAQRGRSLGIHLVLATQRPGGAVTPDIRANTNLRIALRTTDGSESRDIIDSPASGEISPSNPGRAYARLGPSVLLPFQSARVGGRRPSGLGQVRADTPPPVRAGVVTWPDLGGPLPARPRSATGEQVEAVTDLAVLVETIAKAAHEAGIERQPSPWLPPLPILLDWNRPADPPAAGQRPAALPPVAFGVIDLPAQQARTDLTFDLDQTGHLHVIGSPRTGRSQTLRTLAAALTAAHGVDDLHLYGIDCGNGALNALAELPHTGAVVDRKQIERLGRLLDRLNAELTSRQGVLGARGSADLTELRAAQPPAERLPHIVVMVDRFEVFDREFLSYDNGSYLERMLRLLRDGAGVGIHVVLAGDKVLGGSRYSGTTEDKIVLKLNDKQEYSSVGIPTRQAPDAPAPGRALRTGDLSEIQIAVLTRDLTGTAQAEVLQRLGAGLREREAAVPATRRPLRLDVLPDRITYDQALRLPSTPGSMRPLLAVGGDTLTALSPDLSDVPSFVIAGPPRTGRSTALLTAAESLLAAGSGLVVVAPRRSPLRDLAGRPGVAAVITDAEVGVAQFRQVLSNIPEETAVIVVDDAELVMNSEIDPDLASLSRGAQGNGWGVLAAGNSESLTLSLAGWVGQMKRNRTGMLLSPQSLSDGEVIGVKLSRGLIGQAPQPGRGLLHLGDGSLLGVQVPIRT
- a CDS encoding WXG100 family type VII secretion target; the encoded protein is MPDFKINSDETASTSQALLNDFQQLQDKLTEVRGKVQSLLANGYSTPAAQQKFSPFFDEFGKGFEQVNNGLQGIGQYVRSVGEAFSQTDEQLGSNLG
- a CDS encoding sigma-70 family RNA polymerase sigma factor, whose protein sequence is MTAMITASPTAGSVDGHDALLDALVAEHARALLAYTESLINDHYLAEDIVQETLIRAWRHAGVLDSSKGSVRGWLLTVARNLAIDRVRSASSRHESVGTEHRPEPLPGGVHPDHADQVVATQVTDDLLRHLTPEHRDVIRATCLNGLTAKETALALGIPVGTVKSRRHYALSVLRRRVADAA
- a CDS encoding AfsR/SARP family transcriptional regulator gives rise to the protein MRFTVLGPLRGWSGESELPLGPPKQRAVLALLLVRAGQPVALHEIVDLLWPDDPPGTAVNVVHRHVAALRRTLEPSLAARAPSRWVTRDAAGYRLDVPAGALDLGRFRELTASADTAGDAASAARCLVEALSLWAGPVVADLTPEVRRHPAFVAVEGEYLAAVRRAADHALAAGHRVAGDLLPGLREAAARHPLDEAVQARLMLVLAAVGRSAEALDLFDDLRFTLDEELGLVPGAELQAARQQVLEVEPVIPVPPVVPAGPADESVAVVPPAQLPADLASFTGRRHELDVVSSLLGGLETGTAPRVVVMSGMGGVGKTTLAVHWAHRVAARFPDGQLYVNLRGFHPSGAVMGPAETLRSFLDALGVPTHRIPAGLEAQASLYRSLLAGRRMLILLDNARDSDHVRHLLPGTTGSLVIVTSRNQLIDLVATEGAHPVTLDPLPRAEALRFLAARLGTDRTTLEAGAAAEVVDLTGRLPLTLALVCAHAAVNPAYSLQAVASALREIGGLDGFSGETAPTDVRSVFSWSYHALSPEAARLFRLLGQHAGPDCSLAAASSLAMRPRPRTRQILGELLRASLIFETRPGRYGCHELLRAYAAELAAEAGEESEQARTRLLDHYLHSADAAAGTLAPTRDRVALPAPVPGTVPETFETNRAAASWLETERPALVAVIRQDQHHGSARHTWQIAAVIENYLDRTGSWQVQLALQTLALEAARRSGDLSGQAHASRALGFAQSRVGLDQEATRSLTEALVLFERLGDLSGKAYAHRQLAFQANGRGEHRVALAQYRTASALYRDLGDLSGLGWVRNEVGWTHILLGEYETALTECEASIELHRRVGNRNGEAAAWDSLGYAQHHLHRTGEALGSYATALAIYRDIADRYLEADTLVHIGDSHAGAGRPSAAVTAWDQALAILEDLGHPDAELVRVKVQALASNPGLLRDRS
- a CDS encoding putative bifunctional diguanylate cyclase/phosphodiesterase, with the protein product MGIGLVRAYTIGIAVFVTAYWLSPPGVTRNLAQLPIALIAVSALVLAGVRDRPRRAAWLALATGAGLTFAGDLSQAVYVVRGGDIPFPSPADTAYLSGDVLLAVGLGLMQRGRPRDLAGTLDTLVVTVAGGLVVWLGLGAGFSVPDSPADLVRLAYPLENILLLSLAVWLLTSPPGIVDTPVARWLTLGTTGLLIGDTTFGLSGGTLTMQDQLFSMLYFVMYLGWTGAGLRAARHPGVTEPPGPARALSPARLLFLYAALFVVPGLLLCDFVRHVEFDHFPLATAAALLSLLVPARMWLSMHQLETSTRQRDAYREDLVHQAAHDPLTDLPNRAYLMELLAAQLQRARRSGSEVAVLFVDLDFFKRVNDQLGHAAGDEVLRTVTERMKGVLRAGDVIGRQGGDEFVVLIDPVPSPSDLMEIAERLVTTVSAPIMTSTGKAAVGASVGIALARDGQIDPEKLLQDADLAAYRAKSNGRGRAEIFDQALRTELEVRAKLEADIRAGLASDEFELHYQPVMSVADGNLRSYEALIRWRHPLRGMVPPNEFIPAAEESLLICEVGRWVLTHATRQLAEWTRMDPQGHGDVTVAVNISARHLASPSLVDEVRQALEESGLQPRRLVLEITETVLLDEPTADTHLRALRDLGVTVSLDDFGTGYTSIGQLQKLQVDTLKIDQSFLRSDDPATQSLVKLMITAAHAFNLDVVAEGVETQEQLDRLAAIGCELAQGYYLGRPKSAQETEIVV